The nucleotide sequence AGATATTTTACCCTCCGGGATTCGGGGTCGGGGCCGTGTCTCAGTCCCCGTCTGGCTGGCCGTCCTCCCAGACCAGCTACCCGTCATCGGCTCGGTGGGCCTTTACCCCACCGACTACCTGATAGGACGCGGGCCCATCCTGGAGCGGAGAGCTTAATCTCCCTTTAACCGGTCTAACATGCGTCAGACCGGCCACATCCGGGATTACCCCGCCTTTCGACGGGCTATCCCGGTCTCCAGGGCAGGTTGCCCACGCGTTACGCAACCGTTCGCCACTGAGGAGCGGGAGTGTGGGAGTTAGGGTTGCAAAACACAACCACCCTTAATTTTAGTCTTCCCGCTCCTCCGTACGACTTGCATGTGTTAGGCACGCCGCCAGCGTTCGCCCTGGACTGGGATCAGATCCTCCCAGGACCTTTGCTAATTTTATGCATTCCAAGCCGGCTTCGCCGAACCAAATTGTCAAGGTGCATTTCTTCTAAATATTGTGTGCCCGTTCTCGCCACATGATAAACGCAACTATCAGCCCAACCCCAACATTTACAAACTTTCAAACTCGCTTTGGCATACTTCTTGCATTTATTTTGGATGAAGGCGATTTGGCAAAGATACACAAGCAATAAAACTCCAAAAGAGACAGCCGAGCCAATCCAGATAAGTAGGTGCGGCTTCAAGATAAATATGACTATCAGTTTTTGGGCAAGAAAGCCTATACGCTGGTCGGAGAGCTTTCTTTACCCCAAAAAGCCAGAAACAGCCACCTGTGGGGGGTGGCTGTTTCTATTTTGAACCAATGCTTGCGCCTTGACTTTTGGCATGCAATGTCCTAAAATTCTCACACTACCGGTCGGTTTAAAACTACCAGCATCTCAAATAGTTGCAAAAGAGGACTCATATGCCCACTAATCCGTTTCGTTTCCTAATCCCATGGATTCTGCTTTTGGTGATTCTTCCATGCATTGCCGTAGCACAATATTCGAAGGCGTCACCAACAAGCCCCGCAAAGGCAGCTTACGACAAGGCTACACAGCTTGCTAAAGCAGGAAAACTCAAAGAAGCTGCCGTCGAGCTAAAGAAAGTAATCAAGCTCGACCCTAATTTCATCCCTGCCTATGCAAACCTAGCGCAGATAAGCTTCATGACCGGAGATCTAAATTCCGCCGAGGCTTACCTAAAAGCCGGTCTAGGTAGGAAGCCGAACGACGCTAAGCTTCATCTAATGCTTGGACAAGTTCGTCTCCGCGCTGGAAGACGCAATGAAGGCAAAGCCAGCTTGAAAAGGGCAATATCTCTTGATCCCAAACTAGCCGATGCCCATATGGAGCTTGGGACGGCATATGCAATGGAAAAAGAGTTTAAGCTTGCAGAAGCTGAGTTTAAAGAGGCAGTAAAGCTGAACCCCAAGGACGTGCAAGCTCAGTTTAACCTTGGTTCGGTTTTAGCAAGCCAAGGCAAGTTAAAAGAGGCGGCTGCTGCTTTCAAACGTGTTACAGATATCAACCCCAAAGATGCATACTCATGGTACGCACTTGCCTCATGTCAGGCGAAAATGAATGATTGGAAATCCTCCTTCCAAAGCATCAAGAAAGCCGTCGCCTTAGACCCACAAAACAAGAACTACCTTGCATTCATGGGCTCAGTAGGCATTCAAGCAGGACAATACAAGGAAGCAGCCGATGCTTTGGATAAACTCTCACGCCTAGATGCAAAAAACGCAAAAGTTTATTTCGAAGCAGGCCGCGCGTATTTTGGACTTAAAAACTATGGAGAAGCCGCAAAACGGTTTGCCAAAGCCTCTGAGCTCGACCCAAAGGACGACTTGGCTGCTTCTAACACAGGCGTATGTTATTCCCAGATTGGGAAATTCGATGAAGCGAAAAAATGGTTTGAGAAAGCTATAAAAATTAATCCAAAAGAAAAAAGCAACTACCAAGGTTTGGCGTATATTTACGAGCAGCAAGGAAAGTATGACGATGCAATCACTCAATACCGCAAACTACTTTCTGTTGATCCCAAGAATATAGAAACAACTAGTCTAATAGCTGCCATCTATGAGCGCAAACATAATTATAACAACGCAATAGAAGTATACCGTGAGCATTTGAAAAATGACCCAAAACAACTTCAGGCATATGTAAACATAGTTAGGCTACTGCGGATGCAACAAAAGTTCAAAGAAGCCCTAGACGAAGCAAAAAAGATGCTCGAAATTGCACCTAATAATGTGGAAGCTTTGACAACCACAGCGCAAGTTTACGAGTCGATGCAAAACTATGACGAGGCACTAAAATACTATGAGAAAGTAAAGCAGATTTCCCCAAAAGCTCAGCCCGCATACCTTTCAGCGGCATCGATCTATGAAGGTAAAGGCAAGCTGGAAGAAGCTATCAAGGAATACGAAGCTCTTGCAAAGGCAGACCCCACAAACCCAATGCCTTTTGCTAGGATAGCCGAAATTCTCGAACGACAGGGTAAAATCGAAGACGCCATTGCAAAATATAGAGAAATCGAAAAGATAACTCCAAACAATGTCTTCTTACTAAAAAATATCGGCAGGCTGTTAGAACAGCTTGGCAAGAAAGAAGAAGCAATTGTTGAATACAGAAAACTCGCCAGCCGGGCCCCCGATGACCCAACAGCACGGCGCACATTAGCCGAAGCGTTAAATAGAAATGGACAATACGACGAAGCAATTAAAGAATATGAGATTCTACTCAAGAAAAACCCAAAAGATGTCGACACTATTTGGGCAATTGGCCGGATAATGGTTGACCAGAAAAAAGACAACGAGGCAATTGTAAAATTCAAAGAAGCGATTGCTATTGACCCCACTTACGCTCAAGCACTTGATACGATGTTGCGCGTGTACGAAAAAAACGACAACGCCAAAGCTGGCCGAGAATTCGTTATCAATCTTATAAATAAGGATTCCAATAACCGCTCGGCTATGATGGCTCTTGTTGATTCGCATGAAAGGACTCGTTCGCTCTCCGAAGCAATCTTATTTTTCGAGGATTACCTCAAAAAGCACCCGAATAGTAGAGCTGCAAGGGAAAGCTTGATAGCTGTTTTTGACAAGCTTCAGCTCAAGGATGACGTCATTCGCATGTACAAGGAAATGATTGAAAAAGATCCAAACGATATCATGGCTCGCAGCTCGCTTGCCCAATACTACGAACGACAAAACATGATAAACGAGGCGATTGCCGAATATGAGCTACTTGCGAAGGACCGCCCTGCTGATATATATCCGCGCTATAGGCTAGCACAAATTTACGCTCAGAAAGGCGAGAAAGAAAAGGCAATAGAGATATACAAAAAGCTGCTGGAGGAACAGCCTGACAACCCATTCCTAAAAGAAGCAATGGACGACTTGCTTGGAACGCCACCCGAAGTCTCTCCGCCTGCTCCTGGGGACCAAACGCCAACGCCGGCACAGAATCCGCCACCACCAAGTGAAACCAAACCGACTGAAGACGCCAAGCCGCCAGCAGAGCCTGCGCCTACTCCCGTTGAGCAAACAAAATGAAACGAGGTGAACACAACCCAATACCTTTTAACCTAAGGAGGGTTCAGTTGAGAACAAAGTTTGCGGCAATTATGCTGAGCACAGTCCTAACGCTTACAATTGCGTCATGCAGTAAGAAGGAGGAAAGCAAAAAGCAATTTCGCGTTGGTGTTACACTCCTCACCAAAAGCCATCCATTTTACCAGGAACTTGAAGCCGCAATGCGGGAAACTGCTGAGAAAGAAGGCATCGAGCTTAACATACAATCCGCCGAATTTAAAATGGATGACCAGCAGGCACAAATTGAAGATTTCATAACCCAACAAGTAGATGCAATTGTTGTTTGCCCTGTTGATTCCGATACAATTGGTGGGGCAATTCAACGAGCGAACGAAGCTAAAATTCCTGTTTTCACTGCAGACATCAAAGCAAACGAAGGCGACGTTGTATGTCACATCGCTTCTGATAATGTAGCTGGCGGCCGTTTGGCTGGCGAGTACATGGCAAAGCTCTTAAAAGGAAAAGGAAAGATTATTATCATCGACCATCCAAAAGTCATGAGCGTCCGCGACCGAACCAAGGGCTTCGTCGAAGCCATTTCGAAGTACCCTAGTATTAAGATAATCGACCGTCCGCCGGGGGATGGCGAACGTACAACTTCGATGAATGTGATGGAGAACATGCTACAAAGGCATCCTGACCTAGATGGAGTGTTCGCAATAAACGACAGTACTGCTTTAGGCGCATTGGCAGCAATACGGCAAGCAAAGCGGAATGATATAGTTATCGTTGGCTATGACGGCGACCCAGAAGCAAGGGATGAAATATTAAGAGACAGCCCCCTCAAAGCTGATGCAGTCCAGCATCCGCGAAAAATAGGCGAAATGACGATAAAAATGGTTGCCAAGTACTTAAGAGGCGAAAAAGTTCCAAAGGTTGTACCCATCGAAGTTGGTTTGATAGACAAGACATCGCTACAAGCAGAAAAGTAAACTTTCTGGACAGAAGTTAAAATTGGGTAGAAAACATGGGTGAAAAGCTTGCCCTCGAAATGAGGGGCATAACAAAAACTTATCCTGGCGTGAAGGCGCTCGATAATGTAGATTTTGAAGTTGCGAAAGGCGAAGTCCACGCACTTGTCGGTGAGAACGGCGCTGGGAAATCCACACTCATGAAGATTCTAGCTGGCGCTCAACCAATGGACTCCGGCGAAATACGCATAAATGGCGAGGTAGTTCATATTACCTCGCCACAAAAGGCGATGGACCTCGGCATAAGCATCATTTACCAAGAGTTTAACCTCGTCCCATACCTTAACGCTGCTGAGAACATTTTCCTTGGCCGCGAGCCAAAGGGGATACTACCTGGTTTTATAGATTTCAAGACTATGTATGCAGAAGCTCAAAGGGTAATTGATTCTCTTGGCGTGAAGCTTGACGTCCGAACACCCGTTAACCGCCTTTCGGTCGCCCAGCAGCAGATGGTCGAAGTGGCAAAGGCGACATCACGAAATGCCTCCATCATCGCAATGGACGAACCTTCGGCAACACTTACAGAACACGAGCTCCAAAACCTCTTCGAGCTGATTCGCTCACTCAAGAGCAAAGGCGTTAGCATCATATACATCTCCCATAGGTT is from Armatimonadota bacterium and encodes:
- a CDS encoding substrate-binding domain-containing protein, encoding MRTKFAAIMLSTVLTLTIASCSKKEESKKQFRVGVTLLTKSHPFYQELEAAMRETAEKEGIELNIQSAEFKMDDQQAQIEDFITQQVDAIVVCPVDSDTIGGAIQRANEAKIPVFTADIKANEGDVVCHIASDNVAGGRLAGEYMAKLLKGKGKIIIIDHPKVMSVRDRTKGFVEAISKYPSIKIIDRPPGDGERTTSMNVMENMLQRHPDLDGVFAINDSTALGALAAIRQAKRNDIVIVGYDGDPEARDEILRDSPLKADAVQHPRKIGEMTIKMVAKYLRGEKVPKVVPIEVGLIDKTSLQAEK
- a CDS encoding tetratricopeptide repeat protein encodes the protein MPTNPFRFLIPWILLLVILPCIAVAQYSKASPTSPAKAAYDKATQLAKAGKLKEAAVELKKVIKLDPNFIPAYANLAQISFMTGDLNSAEAYLKAGLGRKPNDAKLHLMLGQVRLRAGRRNEGKASLKRAISLDPKLADAHMELGTAYAMEKEFKLAEAEFKEAVKLNPKDVQAQFNLGSVLASQGKLKEAAAAFKRVTDINPKDAYSWYALASCQAKMNDWKSSFQSIKKAVALDPQNKNYLAFMGSVGIQAGQYKEAADALDKLSRLDAKNAKVYFEAGRAYFGLKNYGEAAKRFAKASELDPKDDLAASNTGVCYSQIGKFDEAKKWFEKAIKINPKEKSNYQGLAYIYEQQGKYDDAITQYRKLLSVDPKNIETTSLIAAIYERKHNYNNAIEVYREHLKNDPKQLQAYVNIVRLLRMQQKFKEALDEAKKMLEIAPNNVEALTTTAQVYESMQNYDEALKYYEKVKQISPKAQPAYLSAASIYEGKGKLEEAIKEYEALAKADPTNPMPFARIAEILERQGKIEDAIAKYREIEKITPNNVFLLKNIGRLLEQLGKKEEAIVEYRKLASRAPDDPTARRTLAEALNRNGQYDEAIKEYEILLKKNPKDVDTIWAIGRIMVDQKKDNEAIVKFKEAIAIDPTYAQALDTMLRVYEKNDNAKAGREFVINLINKDSNNRSAMMALVDSHERTRSLSEAILFFEDYLKKHPNSRAARESLIAVFDKLQLKDDVIRMYKEMIEKDPNDIMARSSLAQYYERQNMINEAIAEYELLAKDRPADIYPRYRLAQIYAQKGEKEKAIEIYKKLLEEQPDNPFLKEAMDDLLGTPPEVSPPAPGDQTPTPAQNPPPPSETKPTEDAKPPAEPAPTPVEQTK